Proteins encoded in a region of the Rickettsia bellii RML369-C genome:
- a CDS encoding M16 family metallopeptidase, with the protein MKENFNVSKLKNGLTILTYNMPYVNSVAINLIAKVGSRYENPGEEGIAHFLEHMAFKGTKTRTAKQIAEEFDSIGGHFNAYTGHEKTVYYSRVLSENCNKALAIIADIVQNSAFAEEEIAKEYQVILQEIAHAQDNPDDLVYEKFYNSVFKDQPLGKPILGTSKTIETFNRDHFLKFTGKHYNAENFYLSIAGNVDHEEIVKEAERLFSSLTQGEKSNFSPAKYIGGHSFINKDLEQTTLILGFEGTSYINLERLYQTQLLAIIFGGGMSSRLFQHIREKLGLAYAVGSYNSPYFDSGVFTIYASTAHDKLELLAAELKNEIKRMAEQVKQEEIERARTQIRSNLQMAQEKVAYKSEEIGKNYAVFGKYISPEEIMEIIMNIKAADIIQTANRIFSSSATSAVIGPNNLSGF; encoded by the coding sequence ATGAAAGAAAATTTTAACGTTAGTAAATTAAAGAATGGTTTAACGATTTTAACATATAATATGCCTTATGTTAATTCGGTGGCAATAAATTTGATAGCCAAAGTTGGTAGCCGTTATGAAAATCCGGGAGAAGAAGGAATAGCACATTTTCTTGAACATATGGCTTTTAAAGGTACTAAAACCAGAACAGCAAAACAAATAGCTGAAGAGTTTGATTCTATAGGGGGGCATTTTAATGCTTATACCGGTCATGAAAAGACAGTATATTATTCAAGAGTGTTATCTGAAAATTGTAATAAAGCACTAGCAATAATTGCTGATATAGTACAAAATTCTGCTTTTGCTGAAGAAGAAATAGCAAAGGAGTATCAGGTAATTTTGCAAGAAATAGCACATGCTCAAGATAATCCTGATGATTTAGTATATGAAAAGTTTTATAATAGTGTGTTTAAAGATCAGCCACTTGGTAAACCGATACTTGGAACAAGCAAAACTATTGAGACTTTTAATAGGGATCATTTCTTAAAGTTTACAGGTAAACATTATAATGCTGAGAACTTTTATTTATCGATTGCAGGTAATGTTGACCATGAAGAAATAGTAAAAGAAGCAGAACGTTTATTTTCTTCTTTAACACAAGGAGAGAAAAGTAATTTTTCACCTGCAAAATATATAGGCGGTCATAGCTTTATAAATAAAGATTTAGAGCAAACTACTTTAATATTAGGCTTTGAAGGAACATCTTACATTAATTTAGAAAGGCTTTATCAAACTCAGCTACTTGCTATAATATTTGGCGGTGGGATGTCTTCAAGATTATTCCAACATATTCGTGAAAAATTAGGGCTTGCATATGCAGTAGGTAGTTATAATAGCCCATATTTTGATAGCGGAGTATTTACTATTTATGCAAGTACGGCACATGATAAATTAGAGCTATTAGCCGCAGAGCTGAAGAACGAAATAAAGAGAATGGCAGAGCAAGTAAAACAAGAAGAGATCGAAAGAGCTAGAACACAAATCCGCAGTAATTTGCAAATGGCTCAGGAAAAAGTAGCTTATAAATCAGAAGAGATAGGCAAAAATTATGCTGTTTTTGGTAAATATATCTCACCTGAAGAGATTATGGAAATTATCATGAATATAAAAGCTGCGGATATTATACAAACAGCAAACCGAATATTTAGTAGCTCTGCTACATCTGCTGTTATTGGTCCTAATAACCTAAGCGGGTTTTAG
- a CDS encoding glycosyltransferase family 2 protein → MSELLTKKISAFIITKNEAARIERAINSVKNIADEVIVVDSESTDKTVIIAESLGAKVVVKPWLGYVGQKSFAETICKNDWILNIDADEELSKELQDEIEYIFASQNQDRYLAYQIKLLIMHRNDTRPRIFAPYNKCTRLYNKKFASFANTINSTTHDSVVFNKDVDFANKIYTLNEAAYHYSGTSIEQLVAKANFYSGEQAKDLIKQGKKPSNIRIATEMIWWFFKAFFIRRYFVFGFDGFVDSMIFAFARFLRLAKLRELSLQCNPATRSQDLKTQFVIQDPVDKPRDDNIV, encoded by the coding sequence ATGAGTGAATTATTAACTAAAAAAATCTCAGCTTTTATTATTACTAAGAATGAAGCTGCAAGGATAGAGCGGGCTATAAATAGCGTAAAAAATATTGCTGATGAGGTGATAGTTGTAGATAGCGAAAGTACTGATAAGACGGTAATAATAGCTGAAAGCTTGGGAGCTAAGGTAGTAGTTAAGCCATGGCTTGGTTATGTAGGGCAGAAATCTTTTGCTGAAACTATATGTAAAAATGATTGGATTCTTAATATTGATGCTGATGAAGAACTTTCTAAAGAGTTGCAAGACGAAATAGAATACATCTTTGCCTCTCAAAATCAAGATCGTTATTTGGCTTATCAAATAAAGCTTTTAATAATGCATCGTAATGATACACGCCCTAGAATTTTTGCCCCTTATAATAAATGCACTAGATTGTATAATAAAAAATTTGCTAGTTTTGCAAATACTATAAATAGCACCACTCATGATTCGGTAGTATTTAATAAGGATGTTGATTTTGCAAATAAAATCTATACATTAAATGAAGCTGCTTATCACTATTCAGGTACTTCGATCGAGCAGCTAGTAGCTAAAGCAAATTTTTATTCCGGTGAGCAAGCAAAGGATTTAATTAAGCAAGGTAAAAAGCCGTCAAATATTCGGATAGCAACCGAAATGATATGGTGGTTTTTCAAAGCATTTTTTATTAGAAGATATTTTGTATTCGGCTTTGATGGTTTTGTAGATTCAATGATTTTTGCTTTTGCAAGATTTTTACGGCTTGCGAAGTTGAGAGAGTTATCACTGCAATGTAATCCCGCAACTCGATCGCAGGATCTCAAGACACAGTTTGTTATACAAGATCCCGTGGACAAGCCACGGGATGACAATATTGTATGA
- a CDS encoding Txe/YoeB family addiction module toxin — translation MYVISYTKQAQKDAKKIARAGLKNNVELLLNIISTDPWKAYPPYEKLIGDLSGCYSRRINIQHRLVYEVYKEEKIVKVFRMWTHYE, via the coding sequence ATGTATGTAATTAGTTACACTAAACAAGCACAGAAAGATGCTAAAAAAATAGCACGAGCTGGTTTAAAGAATAATGTAGAACTATTATTAAATATAATCAGTACTGATCCCTGGAAAGCTTACCCTCCATATGAGAAACTCATCGGTGACCTAAGTGGTTGCTATTCAAGAAGAATTAACATTCAGCATAGATTAGTTTACGAAGTTTACAAAGAAGAGAAAATTGTAAAGGTTTTTCGTATGTGGACACATTATGAGTAA
- a CDS encoding type II toxin-antitoxin system Phd/YefM family antitoxin, which yields MEVFNTSEAKNKLYELMNYVSEVHKPIYIKGRKSKVVLISEEDYRNMEETLYLLSIPNMHKSIVEGRKEPIEKCSDKLDW from the coding sequence ATGGAAGTATTTAATACAAGTGAAGCAAAAAATAAACTTTATGAGCTTATGAATTATGTTTCCGAAGTACATAAACCTATTTATATTAAAGGTAGGAAAAGCAAGGTAGTATTAATTTCAGAAGAAGATTATCGTAATATGGAAGAAACTTTATATTTACTATCTATTCCAAATATGCATAAGTCTATAGTTGAAGGACGAAAAGAACCAATAGAAAAGTGTAGCGATAAACTAGATTGGTAA
- the rpoH gene encoding RNA polymerase sigma factor RpoH, with product MTSNINALAISSESGFYSYLQKINKIPSLTQEEEFLLAKSYLEQNDLQAAHKLVTSHLKLVAKIATGYRTYGLPVTELVSEGNIGLMQAVKKFNPELGFRLSTYAMWWIKAAIQEYILKSWSLVKMGTTAAQKKLFFSLSKIKNKITNLYSRAITSDDFVQIADELGVSVSEVSDMNIRLSGSDLSLNNTINNDDASSGELIELLPETRPSPEAIAISKEDMTHKRALLSSAMKVLNARELRILTERKLQDTPKTLDVLSSEYNISKERIRQIENTAFEKIKKFILSSDAIKAN from the coding sequence ATGACTAGTAATATTAATGCATTAGCAATCTCTAGTGAATCTGGCTTTTATAGCTACTTACAGAAAATTAATAAAATTCCTTCGCTAACGCAAGAAGAAGAATTTTTGCTGGCTAAATCTTATTTAGAGCAGAATGATCTGCAAGCTGCACATAAGCTAGTAACTAGCCATCTTAAGTTAGTTGCAAAAATTGCAACTGGTTATAGAACTTATGGTCTTCCTGTTACCGAATTAGTATCGGAAGGTAATATAGGTTTAATGCAAGCAGTGAAAAAATTCAATCCTGAGCTTGGTTTTCGTTTATCAACTTATGCTATGTGGTGGATTAAAGCAGCTATTCAAGAATATATATTAAAATCTTGGTCATTAGTAAAGATGGGTACGACTGCTGCACAGAAAAAATTATTTTTTAGCCTCAGTAAAATTAAAAATAAAATTACTAATTTATATTCAAGAGCTATTACAAGCGATGATTTTGTCCAAATCGCTGATGAATTAGGCGTTTCAGTTAGTGAAGTGTCCGATATGAATATAAGGCTTTCCGGTTCTGATTTATCGTTAAATAATACTATAAATAATGATGATGCAAGTTCAGGCGAGTTGATAGAATTACTGCCTGAAACACGCCCAAGCCCTGAAGCTATAGCCATTAGTAAAGAAGATATGACTCATAAGAGAGCTTTATTATCCAGTGCTATGAAAGTTTTAAATGCCAGAGAATTACGTATTTTAACAGAGCGTAAATTGCAAGATACTCCTAAAACTCTTGATGTTTTAAGTAGTGAATATAATATTTCTAAAGAACGTATTAGACAAATAGAAAATACTGCTTTTGAGAAGATAAAGAAATTTATTTTAAGTAGCGATGCTATTAAAGCTAATTAG
- a CDS encoding cytochrome c oxidase assembly protein, translating to MSKKSNKSLAFSLLGLIVSMVLLSFAAVPLYNLFCKVTGYGGTTNRETVSIYSKVKGTRPIIIEFDANVDKNLPWRFIPRQQRVQIVPGQNTLVFYETENLSDNDIIGTSIYNVTPNKAGKYFVKIHCFCFEEQLLKAGEKVLMPVTFYIDKDFENDPEMRDVKVLTLSYSFFKVRDVKK from the coding sequence ATGTCTAAAAAATCTAATAAAAGCTTAGCGTTTTCCTTGCTAGGACTAATAGTTAGTATGGTACTACTTAGCTTTGCTGCCGTACCGCTTTATAACTTATTTTGTAAAGTTACGGGATATGGCGGCACTACTAATAGAGAAACAGTAAGTATCTACTCTAAAGTCAAAGGAACTAGACCTATAATTATTGAGTTTGATGCTAATGTCGATAAAAATCTACCTTGGCGTTTTATTCCAAGACAGCAGCGAGTCCAGATTGTTCCGGGGCAAAATACTCTAGTTTTTTATGAAACAGAAAATTTAAGTGATAACGATATTATAGGAACTTCAATTTATAACGTTACTCCTAATAAAGCAGGAAAATATTTTGTAAAGATTCATTGTTTTTGTTTCGAAGAACAATTATTAAAAGCCGGCGAGAAAGTTTTAATGCCAGTCACGTTTTATATAGATAAGGATTTTGAAAACGATCCTGAAATGAGAGATGTAAAAGTACTTACCTTGTCTTATAGCTTCTTTAAAGTACGAGATGTGAAAAAATAA
- a CDS encoding AbrB/MazE/SpoVT family DNA-binding domain-containing protein, protein MIVQKSYIDNNGRLAIPIKVRKKLKLKTGDEVTIKYNDSELIVSTFHSNIEKARNILDKYKNIDLNKELKLMRKEDAAKE, encoded by the coding sequence ATGATAGTACAGAAAAGTTATATTGATAATAATGGTAGACTTGCAATTCCTATAAAAGTTAGAAAAAAGTTGAAACTCAAAACAGGTGATGAGGTAACAATAAAATATAATGATTCAGAATTAATAGTATCAACTTTTCATTCAAATATAGAAAAAGCCCGAAATATATTAGATAAGTATAAAAATATTGATCTAAATAAAGAATTAAAGCTTATGAGAAAAGAAGATGCAGCAAAAGAATAA
- a CDS encoding type II toxin-antitoxin system VapC family toxin: protein MQQKNKSLLKSEHILLDTSEVITLLKKETGYKLIEEIIANSSISSVNLSELVSVLVRTNIPMHEIDKIITDIVPTIIPFSKEIAIEAGKLTSFTKQYGLSLGDRACIATGMYHNMIIYTTDKIWAELKIKDANIKLIR, encoded by the coding sequence ATGCAGCAAAAGAATAAATCATTGTTAAAATCAGAACATATTTTACTTGATACTTCAGAAGTAATTACACTTTTAAAAAAAGAGACAGGTTATAAATTAATAGAAGAGATTATAGCAAATAGTAGTATATCAAGCGTTAACTTAAGTGAGCTTGTTAGTGTTCTTGTAAGAACCAATATTCCAATGCATGAAATTGATAAAATAATTACTGATATTGTTCCAACAATTATTCCTTTTTCAAAAGAGATTGCAATAGAAGCAGGTAAGTTAACAAGTTTTACTAAGCAATATGGTTTATCTCTAGGTGATAGAGCATGTATTGCTACTGGTATGTACCATAACATGATTATATACACTACTGATAAAATATGGGCAGAACTGAAAATTAAGGATGCTAATATTAAATTGATTCGTTAA
- the mnmA gene encoding tRNA 2-thiouridine(34) synthase MnmA: protein MINSNDRQSTLVVAMSGGVDSSVVAGILCEQGYNVIGITLQLYDHGMATAKKNACCAGQDIYDAKMVANKLGMPHYVLDYESKFKESVIDNFVDSYLRGETPLPCVQCNKSVKFRDLIKTAKELGADKLVTGHYVRKINGDNGPELHMGLDPLKDQSYFLFATTKEQLEYLDFPLGALTKDETRKLASKFGLEVADKPDSQDICFVPDGNYKNVINKIRPNASESGKILHINGFELGTHSGIINYTIGQRRGLGISYHEPLYVIKIDPNSNIVYVGPESALNVQEFVIKDVNWLAGSLKDGEKLEVSVKVRSTRPPRLAEISKLEGDRMKVKFLSEEKAVAPGQACVIYDGTRVLGGGWITRDVIPA, encoded by the coding sequence ATGATTAACTCAAATGATAGACAGTCTACTTTAGTCGTTGCGATGTCTGGCGGCGTTGATAGTTCAGTGGTTGCTGGAATATTGTGCGAGCAAGGCTATAATGTAATAGGTATTACCCTGCAATTATACGATCATGGTATGGCTACGGCTAAGAAAAATGCTTGTTGTGCAGGTCAGGATATTTATGATGCTAAAATGGTAGCAAATAAGCTTGGCATGCCTCATTATGTGCTTGATTATGAAAGTAAATTTAAAGAATCGGTAATAGATAATTTTGTTGATAGCTATTTGCGAGGTGAGACGCCTTTGCCATGCGTACAATGCAATAAATCCGTAAAATTCAGGGACTTAATCAAAACTGCTAAAGAACTTGGAGCTGATAAGCTTGTTACAGGTCATTACGTACGAAAAATAAATGGTGATAATGGTCCAGAACTTCATATGGGACTTGACCCTTTAAAAGATCAAAGTTATTTTTTATTTGCAACTACTAAAGAACAGCTTGAATATTTGGATTTCCCGCTTGGAGCTCTTACTAAAGACGAGACAAGAAAACTTGCTAGTAAATTTGGACTTGAGGTAGCAGATAAGCCTGACAGTCAAGATATTTGCTTTGTACCTGATGGGAATTATAAGAACGTAATAAATAAAATACGTCCTAACGCAAGCGAAAGCGGTAAAATTTTGCATATAAATGGTTTTGAGTTAGGAACTCATAGCGGCATAATTAACTATACTATAGGACAACGACGTGGTCTTGGCATATCTTACCACGAGCCTTTATATGTGATAAAGATTGATCCTAATAGTAATATAGTATATGTAGGTCCAGAATCTGCGTTAAACGTGCAGGAATTCGTAATTAAGGATGTGAATTGGCTAGCCGGTAGCCTAAAAGATGGCGAGAAGCTGGAAGTAAGCGTTAAAGTCCGCTCAACAAGACCCCCTCGTTTAGCTGAAATAAGTAAGCTTGAGGGTGACAGAATGAAAGTAAAGTTTTTGTCTGAAGAAAAGGCTGTTGCCCCTGGACAAGCATGCGTTATTTATGACGGCACAAGAGTACTTGGCGGCGGCTGGATTACTAGGGATGTCATTCCTGCGTAG
- a CDS encoding amino acid permease, whose product MSFLRKKSFESVKEIGSSSGLSKTLGAFDLILLGLGAMIGTGVFVVTGIIAAKYAGPAVMISYAIAGITCIFVAFVYTELAAMLPTSGSIYTYSYVAFGEVFAWMIGSVIILELGVASGIVAAGWSGYVQGILAAGGIELPKALTTVPTNGGIVNLPAFLISVFIGFILFLGTKDSKKLNAILVFIKMAAIFVFIIAAAPHFDATNWSNFMPFGFSNVLVGASILFLAFTGFGTIATAAEECKNPKRDIMIGIIGSLVLTTIVYVGMAGLVTGIAPFDQLNNDQPLAYALTINNSKIGSAIVATGAVCGMMTVLMMNIYGTSRIFYAIARDGLLPKSFAKLHPKYDSPYITIIIFASLAAILGGFCSTELLTQLTSMGAIIDYITVATIVLLFRTRLPNAQRPFKCPLVYIIAPFIICACVYLLFIQVFDGEFNLHTAGRALLIWFVTIFVLYIVRSFFMKKEI is encoded by the coding sequence ATGAGTTTTTTAAGAAAGAAAAGTTTTGAATCAGTAAAAGAAATAGGTAGCTCGAGCGGTCTTAGTAAGACCCTTGGAGCATTTGACCTAATACTACTTGGACTTGGTGCTATGATCGGTACTGGCGTGTTCGTTGTCACTGGAATTATTGCCGCTAAATATGCAGGTCCTGCTGTTATGATATCTTATGCGATTGCCGGTATTACCTGTATTTTTGTAGCCTTTGTTTACACTGAGCTTGCTGCTATGCTTCCGACATCCGGTAGTATTTATACTTATTCCTATGTTGCATTCGGTGAAGTATTTGCTTGGATGATCGGTAGCGTTATAATATTAGAGCTAGGAGTTGCTTCAGGAATAGTTGCTGCTGGTTGGTCTGGTTACGTACAAGGGATACTCGCAGCTGGTGGAATTGAATTGCCAAAAGCTTTAACCACAGTGCCGACAAATGGCGGTATAGTAAATTTACCTGCATTTTTAATTTCGGTATTTATTGGGTTTATTCTATTTTTAGGTACTAAAGACAGTAAAAAATTAAATGCTATTTTAGTATTTATTAAAATGGCGGCGATATTCGTCTTTATAATTGCTGCTGCTCCACATTTTGATGCAACTAATTGGAGCAATTTTATGCCGTTTGGTTTTAGTAACGTTTTAGTCGGTGCATCAATTTTATTCTTAGCATTTACAGGATTTGGAACAATTGCAACTGCTGCTGAAGAGTGTAAAAACCCAAAGCGTGATATAATGATCGGTATTATCGGCTCGCTCGTTTTAACTACTATAGTATATGTGGGGATGGCAGGTCTTGTTACGGGTATTGCACCTTTTGATCAGTTAAATAATGATCAACCTCTTGCTTATGCTTTAACTATTAACAACAGTAAAATCGGCTCAGCTATCGTTGCAACCGGTGCAGTTTGCGGTATGATGACGGTGTTAATGATGAATATTTATGGTACTTCACGTATTTTTTACGCTATCGCACGTGATGGGTTACTACCAAAAAGCTTTGCAAAATTGCATCCTAAATATGATAGCCCATATATTACAATTATAATATTTGCATCTTTAGCTGCTATTCTTGGAGGATTTTGTTCAACGGAATTATTGACCCAATTAACTTCGATGGGAGCAATTATTGACTACATAACTGTTGCAACAATAGTGTTGTTGTTTAGAACAAGACTACCTAATGCTCAAAGACCTTTTAAATGTCCTTTGGTATATATTATTGCTCCTTTTATTATATGTGCATGTGTATATTTGTTATTTATTCAAGTATTTGATGGTGAATTTAATTTACATACTGCAGGACGTGCTTTATTAATTTGGTTTGTTACGATATTTGTTTTATATATTGTTAGATCATTTTTTATGAAGAAAGAAATATAG
- the hisS gene encoding histidine--tRNA ligase encodes MTDKLQPLRGMKDLLPDDYKVHDYIIKKAKEVGELYGYKQMSTPILEYTKVFNRSMGESSDVISKEIYSFLDKSDESVALRPEFTAGIVRAFISNGLQHKLPLKLFSTGPVFRYDRPQAGRQRQFHQLNYEYLGAKGAISDAETLKLAVDILQSLEVLADTTLELNSLGCSQSRSTYQQKLVEYLNDFKDELSEDSKIRLTKNPMRILDSKSEVDQKIVANAPVLSEYYTEESKKYFEELLKYLDILGVKYTINARLVRGLDYYCHTAFEFTTTKLGSQSTILAGGRYDGLSRIMGNNDEIPAIGFAAGIERIALMREYNIDSVTPIFVLPIGENNISHSLKIADQLRLHNIPVLIEVSGKMAKRMQRALNENAKFIVFIGDEEQANNNLKIKDLEKQEEYILDFSKTIELLKKS; translated from the coding sequence ATGACCGATAAACTCCAACCACTTCGAGGAATGAAAGATCTTTTACCGGATGATTATAAAGTTCATGACTATATAATCAAAAAAGCAAAAGAGGTTGGGGAATTATATGGCTATAAGCAAATGAGCACGCCAATACTCGAATATACCAAAGTCTTTAATCGCTCAATGGGTGAAAGCTCTGACGTAATTAGTAAAGAAATCTACAGCTTTTTAGATAAAAGTGACGAATCGGTAGCTCTACGTCCTGAATTTACAGCAGGGATTGTAAGAGCTTTTATCTCAAACGGCTTGCAGCATAAACTACCTCTCAAATTATTTTCTACTGGTCCTGTTTTTCGTTATGATAGACCACAAGCAGGACGTCAAAGACAATTCCACCAGCTAAATTATGAATATTTAGGAGCTAAAGGTGCTATTTCTGATGCTGAAACTTTAAAGCTAGCCGTAGATATACTTCAAAGTTTAGAGGTTTTAGCCGATACTACTTTAGAGTTAAACTCTCTTGGTTGCAGTCAGTCACGTTCTACTTATCAGCAAAAATTAGTAGAATATCTAAACGATTTTAAGGATGAATTATCAGAAGATAGTAAAATAAGGCTAACTAAAAACCCGATGCGGATTCTTGATTCTAAAAGTGAAGTTGATCAAAAGATAGTAGCAAATGCCCCTGTTTTATCGGAGTATTATACTGAGGAATCAAAAAAATATTTCGAAGAGTTATTAAAATATCTCGATATTTTAGGCGTGAAATATACCATAAATGCACGTCTGGTTAGAGGACTTGATTATTACTGCCATACCGCTTTTGAATTCACGACTACAAAGCTAGGAAGCCAATCCACTATTCTTGCCGGCGGGCGTTATGATGGGCTTAGTCGCATCATGGGTAATAACGATGAAATACCAGCAATAGGTTTTGCAGCAGGAATTGAGCGAATAGCCTTGATGCGGGAATATAATATAGATTCGGTAACTCCGATATTTGTATTACCGATAGGCGAAAATAATATTTCACATTCTTTAAAAATAGCTGATCAATTACGCTTGCATAATATACCTGTTTTAATAGAAGTAAGTGGTAAAATGGCAAAAAGAATGCAAAGAGCTTTAAATGAAAATGCCAAATTTATTGTTTTTATTGGTGATGAAGAACAAGCAAATAACAACCTCAAAATTAAAGATTTAGAGAAGCAAGAAGAGTATATTTTGGACTTTTCGAAAACAATTGAGTTGCTAAAAAAGTCTTAG
- a CDS encoding phosphoribosylaminoimidazolesuccinocarboxamide synthase codes for MKKKLYEGSSKTLYSSEEEFLLVMAFSDKATLENGEIIDVSGKGVLNNNISSFVMNKLEMIGIENHFIEKLNMREQLIQYVEMFPLQVVVSSVACGRFVKEFGMDEGFVFDKPIIDFKVKSREFKYPIVNEHQILNFGWLTKDEINTVKKQALRIYDFLSGLFIGIGIRLVECNLEFGRVFTGEESLVMLTDEISPDTCKLWHINSNERLGFELLEKDPAKAYESYKLIADRLKEK; via the coding sequence ATGAAAAAAAAATTATATGAAGGTTCAAGTAAAACCCTATATTCTTCTGAAGAAGAGTTTTTACTTGTAATGGCTTTTTCTGATAAAGCTACTTTAGAAAATGGTGAAATTATTGATGTATCAGGCAAAGGAGTGCTTAATAATAATATCTCTTCCTTTGTAATGAATAAGCTTGAAATGATTGGCATTGAAAATCATTTTATTGAAAAGCTGAATATGAGAGAGCAGTTAATTCAATATGTTGAGATGTTTCCTCTGCAAGTAGTTGTATCTTCTGTTGCGTGTGGTAGGTTTGTAAAAGAATTTGGTATGGATGAAGGCTTTGTATTTGATAAGCCAATAATTGACTTTAAAGTAAAAAGTCGAGAGTTTAAATATCCGATAGTTAATGAGCATCAAATATTAAATTTTGGTTGGTTAACTAAAGATGAAATCAATACAGTTAAAAAGCAAGCTTTACGTATATATGATTTCCTAAGCGGTTTGTTCATCGGCATCGGTATTCGGCTTGTTGAATGCAATCTTGAATTCGGACGGGTATTTACCGGTGAAGAATCTTTGGTAATGTTAACTGATGAAATTAGCCCTGATACTTGTAAATTATGGCATATTAATAGTAATGAAAGACTAGGTTTTGAATTGCTAGAAAAAGATCCAGCTAAAGCTTATGAGTCATATAAATTAATAGCTGATCGTTTAAAAGAAAAATAA